The nucleotide sequence AGCACGTCGCAGCGCGCATAGCACCGGCAACGTCAGTACGGTATCTCCCAGAGCACTGAGTCGAGTGATGAGGATGCGAGGGGCAGGTGATAGCATAGGGCCGACAACTCCTTTTGTCGTGTGCCATTCTGGCGGCACCGAGGCGGGGCGTATCGTAGAAAGAAACGCCCCCGCAGGGCAAGACCAGCCACCGCCAGATTATGCCAGCTGCTAATATTCGGGCCGGAGTGGCCATTTACCGAGCGTAACGTCCAGCTTTTTCGTTTCCGATCCGCGGACGGCTATCATTTCAACTCGGTCGCCGACCTTCTTATCCTTGAGCAATTGAATCAGGTGCGTGAAGCTATCGACCTTTTCGCCGTCGACTTCCACCATCGTGTCACCACCCCGAAGACCGGCTTTGTAAGCACCGCTATCTTGGTTGACGTTCTGGATCACGCAGGGGCCGTTGCCTCCGGAACTCGAACCATGCACCCCGAGAAAACCACCGCTGCGGATTTTGAAATTGTCGACCTGACGCGTGATGTCAGGCACAACTCGCATGATCCGTTCCTGCTCGGCTTCGTTCAGGAAGAGTTCTTTCCCATCGACCACCATGCCGAACAACTCGGCTCGCTGAAGGTTGATCATCTTCGAGAACAACGGAGCCAGCGAACCCTTGATATCCAAGTAATACAGCCGGAAGCCGATCATGCGTGGCAGCAGCGGATCGAGCTCGCGCAGCATTTCCAAATCGACCGGGCCATCTTTGATGGTCATCAGCCGGACGTTGGGCATTTTGGCAATGTGAGCAAACCAATCGGCCGTGACTTTGTCGTTCGAGATCTGCACGTCGCCGATGAAGTTGAGATGCTGCAGGTAATAAAGATCGTCGACCGTTCCCTGGTAACTGTCGTCGATCACAATCCCTGGCTCTTGCAGGCTGGCCTGGAATCCTTGCGGCTGGCTGTAAGTCGAGAACTTCACGCCCAGCCCGCTTAAGATTCGGATGGCACGTTCTCGCTGAACCGGCTGAATCTTCTTCAGCACGTCGGTGGCATAGGCTGAAACACGGTCGTGCTGCGTGGCTGCGATCAACGCCAGCTTGGCGGTCGCGGCTCGTTCGGTCGCAATATCGTCGCCGATGGCGAAGGCCCGCAAGACATGGATACAACGAAAAGCTTTCTCGAGACTGCCAGTTCGGACCGCATCGGTCAGCGGCTCGATGGCAGTGTCTTTCGCTTCGATAAGCTTCTGAGTGGCGTTTTCGCGAAGCAGGAACTTGTCGCTGTCGAGCTGATCGATCCAAGCCTGAATTTCGGCCGCAGTCGGTGGTGTCGTCGGGGCGGCAGCATCGGTCGCCGGTTGGTCTCCGTCGGCAGCTTGGACCGAGGGTACCAAGAGGAACAGCCCCCATGTCAGGCAAACGAGAAATGGAAGGATTCGGCGAACAGTCACGAGCGATCTCGAATTGGGGGTCGACGACAGAGGAGCCATGTTCTGTTATTGTGGGAAGATATTAGGAACTATTCCAGGGCAAAACCAAATTCTCTCCCTCGCCTCGTGGCTAACCACTCTTATGCACGACGCCGATCTGGCTCCCTTTCAATATAGCTTGCTCGACTTCGGAGCTGGTCGAAAGTTAGAGCAATTCGGCTCGGTCGTTCTCGATCGCTATTCCCCTTCGGCCGAAGGGTTTCGCGCAGCTTCTCCCCAAATCTGGTCTCAGGCAGCCGCTCGATATGTGCGGCGTACCGAAACCCAGGGAGATTGGCACGACGCCGACCAGTTGCCGGAAGATTGGCAAGTGGCCGCCGGGCAGCTACGGTTTCGTCTCAAGACAACGCAGTTTGGTCACTTAGGGCTTTTCCCCGAGCAGTTTGCCAACTGGCAATGGCTGCGTAAAACATGCAGCGAAAGCCCTCAGCCGCTCAAGATATTAAACCTGTTCGCCTATACCGGCGGGTCTTCGCTGGCATGTGCGTTGGGTGGGGCCGAAGTGGCCCACGTCGATGCCGCCGCCAACGTGGTGAAATGGGCTCGCCGCAATGCCGAGCTTTCAGGCCTG is from Bremerella sp. JC817 and encodes:
- a CDS encoding class I SAM-dependent methyltransferase, which codes for MHDADLAPFQYSLLDFGAGRKLEQFGSVVLDRYSPSAEGFRAASPQIWSQAAARYVRRTETQGDWHDADQLPEDWQVAAGQLRFRLKTTQFGHLGLFPEQFANWQWLRKTCSESPQPLKILNLFAYTGGSSLACALGGAEVAHVDAAANVVKWARRNAELSGLGEAPIRWIAEDARKFVKREVKRGNTYDGVILDPPTYGHGSKGEVWRIDKHLPLLMGYLNELLADSPKLVLLTCHSPGYEADTLHQMVDDAFPSVAPRQIKSGPLTITDQKGRKLPSGYFASYQRGA
- a CDS encoding PDZ domain-containing protein translates to MTVRRILPFLVCLTWGLFLLVPSVQAADGDQPATDAAAPTTPPTAAEIQAWIDQLDSDKFLLRENATQKLIEAKDTAIEPLTDAVRTGSLEKAFRCIHVLRAFAIGDDIATERAATAKLALIAATQHDRVSAYATDVLKKIQPVQRERAIRILSGLGVKFSTYSQPQGFQASLQEPGIVIDDSYQGTVDDLYYLQHLNFIGDVQISNDKVTADWFAHIAKMPNVRLMTIKDGPVDLEMLRELDPLLPRMIGFRLYYLDIKGSLAPLFSKMINLQRAELFGMVVDGKELFLNEAEQERIMRVVPDITRQVDNFKIRSGGFLGVHGSSSGGNGPCVIQNVNQDSGAYKAGLRGGDTMVEVDGEKVDSFTHLIQLLKDKKVGDRVEMIAVRGSETKKLDVTLGKWPLRPEY